A region of the Maniola jurtina chromosome 11, ilManJurt1.1, whole genome shotgun sequence genome:
aaaggtgtgtgaactgtgaagttAAAAAAAAGGACCAATACTTACTcgttattatacctacttacttatatttggtttttgaaggtgtattgttattttattacaatgtaaTTTTTAGCCATGGCGAAACCCCGATACGCGGATCTTGACGAAGATGAACAGCAGTTGTACCGAGCAGCGTACGACACGCCATCCTACGACCACGACGAGTACGAAGAACCAGAAGACCTGCATCTGGGCAAGTTGGATCTCCTCAAGGACGGCTTGTGggctataaaggcgaaaatcaACGAACTGAAGGCGTTCAATAAGGCATTAGCGGCTAACATGCTGTCGACAAAGCTAAAAGTTAAGGAGCTCATTGCCAGCAAATTGCTGTTGAAGAAGCATCATCACGATACAGTCGAGCACAAGAAGCCTATGCATAACTACCAGGTGAGTTAAAATTtcgcatcatcatcatcatta
Encoded here:
- the LOC123869827 gene encoding uncharacterized protein LOC123869827 — its product is MFIALTFTLLLVSSAMAKPRYADLDEDEQQLYRAAYDTPSYDHDEYEEPEDLHLGKLDLLKDGLWAIKAKINELKAFNKALAANMLSTKLKVKELIASKLLLKKHHHDTVEHKKPMHNYQPQPYPTYEPQMPQYGEPQMPQYGAPQHGHDPYYGI